A DNA window from Tenuifilaceae bacterium CYCD contains the following coding sequences:
- the cysK gene encoding cysteine synthase encodes MNTVKKLKTNKNMKAQSLLETVGRTPHIRLNKLFPNSEVWIKDERRNPSGSIKDRAALAMIEDAERSGVLKSGSVIVEPTSGNTGIGLAMISAIKGYRLILTMPESMSIERRRLLSAYGAELVLTPKAEGMKGAIAKAEEIVGATPNSWMPMQFANKSNPSTHYVNTAKEIVADFPDGIDYLVVGIGTGGHISGVGSKLKEVFPDIKIIAVEPHDSPMISEGKAGPHPIQGIGAGFVPSNLNKSIIDEVIRVKGADAFEMVRKFAKTEGFLAGISTAANLIAVTELLTKIDSKKKILTFAYDSAERYLSVEGLL; translated from the coding sequence TTGAACACTGTTAAGAAACTTAAAACAAACAAAAATATGAAAGCACAAAGTTTACTAGAGACTGTTGGTAGAACACCACATATCCGACTAAATAAACTATTTCCAAACAGCGAGGTTTGGATTAAGGATGAACGAAGAAATCCTTCAGGAAGCATTAAGGATAGAGCAGCCTTGGCAATGATAGAGGATGCTGAAAGAAGTGGGGTATTAAAAAGCGGAAGCGTTATTGTGGAGCCCACATCGGGCAATACGGGCATTGGCTTGGCAATGATATCGGCAATTAAGGGTTATAGGCTGATTCTAACAATGCCTGAATCAATGTCCATTGAACGCCGACGATTACTTAGCGCATACGGCGCAGAGTTGGTTCTTACGCCAAAAGCCGAAGGTATGAAGGGTGCAATTGCCAAGGCCGAGGAAATTGTAGGAGCCACACCAAACTCATGGATGCCAATGCAATTTGCAAATAAATCGAACCCCAGCACCCATTATGTCAACACTGCAAAAGAAATTGTTGCTGATTTCCCCGATGGCATTGATTATTTGGTTGTTGGCATTGGCACTGGTGGGCATATCTCCGGAGTAGGAAGTAAACTAAAAGAGGTATTCCCTGATATTAAAATTATTGCAGTGGAACCGCATGATTCTCCAATGATATCGGAAGGAAAGGCTGGTCCACATCCAATACAGGGGATTGGTGCTGGTTTTGTTCCATCGAACCTGAATAAAAGTATTATTGATGAGGTGATTAGGGTTAAAGGTGCTGATGCCTTCGAAATGGTAAGGAAGTTTGCAAAAACAGAAGGATTCCTTGCCGGAATATCAACAGCGGCAAACTTAATTGCAGTAACAGAACTGTTGACAAAAATTGATTCCAAGAAAAAAATCTTAACATTTGCGTACGATTCCGCAGAGCGATATTTAAGCGTTGAAGGGTTACTTTAA
- a CDS encoding radical SAM protein translates to MYFNYDEPLFRPPAEAYSAIIQTTLGCSWNRCAFCEMYSSKKFKVRSIDELKPEIETLSRIYSDAKKVFLADGNAFVLSANKLIPILEEINRHFGRIQRVSSYALPRDIISKSDEELKNLRELGLKLLYVGIETGDDELLSLIDKGETANSTVEGILKAHNAGIETSIMIINGLGGKLYSKQHAENSAKIINQINPKFLSTLTLSMPYGESHFRRRFQGEYVPLTIVELFEELRTFIGLTELDNVIYRSNHVSNNLILSGTLSKDKDALLTQIDRAIETTPRGVYPTSPGIL, encoded by the coding sequence ATGTATTTCAATTACGACGAACCACTCTTTAGGCCACCTGCAGAGGCCTACTCAGCTATTATCCAAACAACCCTAGGTTGCTCGTGGAACAGATGCGCTTTTTGCGAAATGTACTCATCAAAGAAGTTTAAAGTTCGCAGCATTGATGAGCTTAAACCAGAAATTGAAACGCTTTCGAGGATATATTCCGATGCAAAAAAGGTTTTCCTTGCCGATGGAAATGCTTTTGTACTATCGGCAAATAAGTTAATTCCTATACTAGAGGAGATAAATAGGCACTTTGGACGAATTCAGCGGGTATCGTCCTATGCATTGCCTAGGGATATAATTAGCAAAAGCGATGAAGAGTTGAAGAATCTCCGAGAGCTTGGTCTAAAGCTTTTGTATGTTGGTATCGAAACTGGCGACGATGAGTTATTGAGTCTAATTGATAAGGGAGAAACGGCCAATTCCACTGTTGAAGGTATTCTTAAAGCGCACAATGCTGGAATAGAAACATCAATTATGATTATTAATGGCCTAGGTGGTAAGTTATATAGCAAGCAACACGCCGAAAATTCTGCTAAAATTATCAATCAAATCAACCCAAAGTTTCTTTCAACTTTAACGTTAAGTATGCCTTACGGAGAGAGTCATTTCAGGAGGAGATTTCAGGGAGAATACGTGCCGTTAACAATTGTTGAACTATTTGAGGAATTGCGAACATTCATCGGTCTAACAGAGTTGGATAATGTAATTTACCGTAGCAATCACGTATCGAATAACTTGATTCTTAGCGGAACCTTGTCGAAGGATAAAGACGCTCTTTTGACACAGATTGATAGGGCTATTGAAACAACACCGCGGGGTGTTTATCCAACATCTCCAGGGATTTTATAA
- the gltX_1 gene encoding glutamate--tRNA ligase: MSDRRVRVRFAPSPTGPLHIGGVRTALFNYFFARKHGGDFILRIEDTDSQRFVPGAEEYINESLGWCGIKIDEGVREGGPHAPYRQSERKPIYKQYADRLVECGNAYIAFDAPDVLDKLRTDAETKGEVFTYNYSVREKMETSLVLSANEVKQRIERGDQWVVRFKMPENEEVVMQDLIRGEVHVNTSTLDDKVLFKSSDMLPTYHLANVTDDYLMEISHVIRGEEWLPSLPLHVLLYRAFGWEDKMPLFAHLPLLLKPTGNGKLSKRDGDKMGFPVFPLLWKSGEGEISRGYREDGYFPEAFVNLLALLGWNPGTEQELFTIDELIQLFSIERVNKSGARFDPEKAKWFNHQYLIRKSDEKLAEMFQPILDQYNFDVPFEKLVRIVGLVKERLTFVHEIWEQTNFFFERPLEYDQQTVAKFWKDDTAAIMNEVTDVVSGIEKWDVQTIEHSIKEFINAKGYGMGKVMNAVRLSLVGASKGPGVADICEVLGKDETIQRFKQAVAILGK, encoded by the coding sequence ATGAGTGACCGTAGAGTTAGAGTACGTTTTGCCCCAAGTCCAACTGGACCTTTGCATATTGGCGGAGTAAGAACCGCGCTTTTCAACTATTTTTTTGCCCGTAAGCATGGTGGTGATTTTATACTTCGAATTGAAGATACAGACTCTCAGCGTTTTGTTCCGGGAGCCGAAGAGTATATCAACGAAAGTTTAGGTTGGTGTGGAATCAAAATTGATGAGGGTGTTCGTGAAGGAGGCCCACACGCTCCATACCGCCAAAGCGAGCGCAAACCAATTTACAAGCAGTACGCCGATAGGTTGGTGGAGTGTGGAAATGCATATATTGCATTCGATGCTCCCGATGTTTTGGATAAACTCCGCACTGATGCCGAGACAAAAGGCGAAGTCTTCACATACAATTACTCGGTTCGTGAAAAAATGGAAACCTCGCTTGTGCTTTCTGCCAATGAGGTTAAGCAGCGTATTGAGCGTGGCGACCAGTGGGTAGTCCGTTTCAAAATGCCCGAGAACGAGGAGGTCGTAATGCAGGATTTAATCCGCGGCGAGGTTCACGTAAACACCTCAACCCTCGACGATAAGGTACTTTTCAAGAGCAGCGACATGCTCCCTACGTACCATTTGGCAAACGTTACTGACGATTACCTAATGGAAATATCCCATGTAATCCGTGGCGAGGAGTGGTTACCATCATTACCATTGCACGTGTTGCTATACCGTGCCTTTGGCTGGGAGGATAAAATGCCATTGTTTGCACATTTACCATTGTTGCTAAAGCCAACAGGAAATGGAAAACTTAGCAAGCGCGATGGCGATAAAATGGGATTCCCTGTATTCCCACTGCTATGGAAATCGGGCGAGGGCGAAATTTCTAGGGGTTACCGTGAGGATGGCTACTTCCCAGAGGCTTTTGTAAACTTACTTGCGCTTCTAGGATGGAATCCAGGCACAGAGCAGGAACTGTTCACAATAGATGAGTTAATCCAACTATTCAGCATTGAGCGTGTAAACAAATCGGGAGCGCGTTTCGATCCTGAAAAGGCAAAGTGGTTCAATCACCAGTACTTGATTCGTAAGAGCGATGAGAAGTTGGCTGAAATGTTCCAACCAATACTGGATCAGTACAACTTTGATGTTCCTTTCGAAAAGTTAGTGCGCATTGTTGGTTTAGTTAAGGAACGCTTAACTTTTGTCCACGAAATTTGGGAACAAACCAACTTCTTCTTTGAGCGTCCCCTGGAGTACGATCAACAAACCGTTGCAAAGTTCTGGAAAGATGATACTGCCGCAATTATGAATGAAGTTACTGATGTTGTTAGTGGCATTGAGAAATGGGATGTTCAAACCATTGAGCATTCAATAAAGGAGTTCATAAATGCTAAGGGTTACGGAATGGGCAAGGTGATGAACGCTGTAAGGCTTAGCCTTGTTGGAGCATCAAAAGGTCCAGGTGTTGCCGATATTTGCGAGGTGCTAGGAAAAGATGAAACCATTCAGCGCTTTAAGCAGGCTGTTGCTATACTAGGGAAGTAA
- the cheW34H-1_1 gene encoding chemotaxis protein CheW, which produces MNMQSENEEKIISYLTFKIGDEMFATHVSVVLNIIELPKITKVPNTPPYMKGIINLRGMILPVVDSRLKFGLQETDYTEKTCIIVMDIKLNEEIDHVGLLVDEVSEVLLIEDSQIEPPPMLGKMFKTSMIKGITKFDENMIMIIDVINLFSSLEIDEIANVQEKSVEVM; this is translated from the coding sequence ATGAATATGCAAAGCGAAAACGAAGAAAAAATTATTTCCTATTTAACGTTTAAAATAGGGGATGAGATGTTTGCCACCCACGTGAGCGTGGTTTTAAACATTATAGAGCTTCCTAAGATTACAAAGGTGCCCAATACCCCACCTTACATGAAGGGCATCATTAATCTGCGTGGCATGATATTGCCTGTTGTCGATTCGCGTTTAAAGTTCGGCTTGCAAGAAACTGATTATACCGAAAAGACTTGCATTATAGTAATGGATATTAAGTTGAACGAAGAAATTGACCATGTTGGATTGCTGGTTGATGAAGTCAGCGAAGTTTTACTGATTGAGGATTCGCAAATTGAGCCACCTCCAATGCTCGGCAAAATGTTCAAAACATCAATGATCAAAGGTATTACAAAGTTTGACGAGAATATGATAATGATTATTGATGTAATAAATCTTTTTAGTTCTCTAGAGATAGATGAGATTGCAAATGTTCAGGAAAAATCCGTTGAGGTAATGTAA
- a CDS encoding GMP synthase: MKIGLLVCDHIQKGFAGYPELFGNLLPNHEMVSYYVCKDEFPKSASAHDAWIITGSKHSVYDDIEWINRLKDFVRSIAKADKYCIGVCFGHQMLGEALGGKVLKSPMGWCVGVHQFDIMDNAEWMIPTLSKANLLMSCQDQIQVLPPNSKVIARAPKCTVGMIQIGEKMLGIQGHPEFSAEYIKFLIESRINRIDESIVKEGIDSLQLPIHSGIVGSWISEFLKR, encoded by the coding sequence ATGAAAATCGGACTACTCGTTTGCGACCATATCCAGAAAGGCTTTGCTGGTTACCCTGAACTATTTGGCAATTTACTTCCTAACCACGAAATGGTTAGCTACTATGTTTGCAAAGATGAATTTCCAAAATCTGCATCAGCTCACGACGCATGGATTATAACAGGCTCTAAGCATTCGGTTTACGATGATATTGAATGGATCAATAGGCTTAAAGATTTTGTTCGTTCAATTGCAAAGGCGGATAAGTATTGCATTGGTGTATGCTTTGGGCATCAAATGCTTGGCGAGGCATTAGGAGGTAAAGTTCTTAAATCACCCATGGGCTGGTGCGTTGGCGTTCATCAGTTTGACATTATGGATAACGCAGAATGGATGATTCCTACTTTATCCAAAGCAAACCTTTTGATGTCGTGTCAGGATCAAATACAGGTACTTCCGCCAAACAGTAAGGTTATAGCCAGGGCTCCAAAATGCACTGTTGGTATGATTCAAATTGGCGAAAAAATGCTAGGAATTCAGGGGCATCCTGAGTTTTCAGCAGAGTATATAAAATTTTTAATAGAGAGCAGAATAAATAGAATTGACGAAAGCATTGTAAAGGAAGGTATTGATAGTTTACAATTGCCTATTCATAGCGGTATTGTTGGAAGTTGGATAAGCGAATTCTTAAAGCGATGA
- a CDS encoding radical SAM protein, whose product MQKRIQPYAVYSDGCGNIFEDTQLFAVGRSGQSYYPIYLDEMIPLPEGSDLFELPGRKTMGYTRKGDLISRKKGFACAAFIAPANTQLSTAAWTNDPNAPVLPLYAYTAVGWYKGKFYVPAVRIDPDIRQDCQHFNQKIIIKKGKEILKKYSNNRLINHLIENCAFTYLCPAARNFVMDRWEAPVPTSPSCNARCVGCISLQDKKESPISETQHRLNFVPTVDEIVQFTVPHLENAPNAIISFGQGCEGEPLMQWELLRDTIKAIRAKTSKGIINLNTNGSKPEAVEELFKAGLNSIRVSMNSAQEKWYNMYIRPVNFTQADAWESLRIARRYKRWASINYFVMPGVTDTVEELESLRNLIADTKLSMIQWRNFNIDPDWLFGRIEYIGSSSPIGVKNVMQQIRTEFPHVYFGYFNPHADVIAKYLVDF is encoded by the coding sequence ATGCAAAAACGAATTCAGCCCTACGCAGTTTATAGCGATGGGTGCGGTAATATTTTTGAGGATACTCAGCTATTTGCAGTTGGCCGATCGGGTCAAAGTTACTATCCAATTTATCTCGATGAAATGATTCCACTTCCGGAGGGAAGTGATTTATTTGAATTGCCGGGACGGAAAACGATGGGGTATACCCGAAAAGGTGATTTAATTTCTCGCAAAAAAGGATTTGCTTGTGCTGCATTTATAGCGCCAGCTAATACTCAACTTTCCACGGCTGCATGGACTAATGACCCGAATGCTCCAGTACTTCCTCTGTATGCATACACGGCAGTGGGGTGGTATAAGGGCAAGTTTTATGTTCCTGCAGTTAGGATTGATCCCGATATTCGTCAGGATTGTCAACATTTCAATCAAAAAATAATAATTAAGAAAGGGAAGGAAATCCTTAAAAAGTATAGCAACAATAGATTGATTAACCATCTGATTGAAAATTGTGCGTTTACTTACCTTTGTCCTGCGGCCAGAAACTTTGTGATGGATCGCTGGGAAGCACCAGTACCAACATCGCCGAGTTGTAATGCGCGTTGTGTAGGGTGTATCTCGCTGCAGGACAAGAAAGAATCCCCTATATCGGAAACTCAGCATCGATTGAATTTTGTTCCCACTGTCGATGAGATAGTTCAGTTTACGGTTCCTCATCTGGAGAATGCTCCAAATGCCATTATAAGTTTTGGGCAGGGATGCGAGGGTGAGCCTTTAATGCAATGGGAATTATTACGTGACACAATAAAGGCGATTCGTGCAAAAACGAGCAAAGGAATAATCAACCTTAATACCAATGGGAGTAAGCCCGAGGCTGTTGAGGAACTTTTTAAGGCTGGGCTCAATAGCATCCGGGTTAGCATGAATTCGGCTCAGGAAAAGTGGTATAACATGTATATTCGACCTGTTAATTTCACTCAGGCCGACGCATGGGAATCGTTAAGGATTGCCCGAAGGTATAAGCGATGGGCATCAATAAACTACTTTGTAATGCCTGGGGTAACCGATACGGTTGAAGAGTTGGAATCGTTGAGGAATTTAATTGCCGATACCAAACTAAGCATGATACAGTGGCGAAACTTTAACATTGACCCCGATTGGCTTTTTGGTAGAATTGAGTACATTGGATCGAGTAGTCCGATTGGCGTTAAAAATGTTATGCAACAAATTCGTACAGAGTTTCCTCATGTTTACTTTGGATATTTTAATCCACATGCAGATGTAATAGCAAAATATCTGGTTGATTTTTAA
- a CDS encoding transcriptional regulator produces MRVLIVDDDVDYSLSLKEMIEGEGHDVMVTNSPSNALNLENQTPFDVLITDIIMPEMDGLEVIQYVKATHPSTKIIAISGGGYFSASDLLLMAREFGASMVLSKPFNFSTLKIQLNTLSSI; encoded by the coding sequence ATGCGAGTACTTATTGTTGATGATGATGTTGATTATTCATTATCGTTGAAAGAAATGATAGAAGGAGAAGGGCATGATGTGATGGTAACAAATAGTCCCTCAAATGCATTAAACCTTGAAAATCAAACCCCATTTGATGTGTTAATTACCGATATAATCATGCCGGAAATGGATGGACTGGAGGTTATACAATATGTTAAAGCAACACATCCCTCCACAAAAATTATAGCAATTTCTGGAGGCGGGTATTTTTCTGCATCCGACTTATTGTTAATGGCACGAGAATTTGGTGCCAGTATGGTTTTAAGCAAACCGTTTAATTTTTCAACTTTAAAAATACAGCTAAACACGCTTTCTTCTATTTAA
- the mcp34H-2_1 gene encoding chemotaxis protein: MKLKNIRIGSKLVTSYVLVAVLCAVVGIMGISKIRQIDKADKDLYDNMTVPIGYVTHLTSTFQQIRVNLRDFIYARNDTEKSAKLNNIKALKGKFDEEMKLYQSKLMNEKNKAQSVNTVKLLDHYLSFMPETEQYVMAGETDKAVALMKSDAWYKAAVDIDNAMNELVEINIQAAKQTADNNTLISNRASAVMLIIVAIAVLFALTVGIVISRGITVPLAKGVSFAEKLSSGDLMANIDVDQKDEVGILAKAMQNMAVKLREVCSVVMVGADSILSASIQISSSSQQMSQGSNEQASSAEEVSSSMEQMVANIQQNTDNSQQAEKIAMQGAEGIKKGSEVTIKAVDSMKQIAEKVKIIGDIAFQTNILALNAAVEAARAGEHGRGFAVVAAEVRKLAERSRVAADEIDRLTKMGVKEAEDAGKLLADIVPEIEKTARLVQEISAASIEQRSGAEQINSAIQQLNVVVQQNAASSEELASSSEEMSSQAEQLTESISFFKLDHRSNGLTKSKRYIDEGLRKHAKIAHIEKNLAHSNGDGNGNGKGVKLSMSNDFEPTTERVAKGKTLMVDEYEDF; this comes from the coding sequence ATGAAACTTAAAAATATTAGAATCGGAAGTAAACTTGTAACAAGTTATGTTCTGGTAGCGGTGCTTTGCGCTGTGGTAGGAATAATGGGCATATCAAAGATTCGCCAGATTGATAAGGCCGATAAAGATTTATATGATAACATGACGGTACCAATTGGGTATGTTACCCACTTAACCTCAACCTTTCAACAGATAAGAGTAAATCTGCGCGACTTTATATATGCTAGGAATGATACTGAAAAAAGTGCTAAATTGAATAACATCAAAGCACTAAAAGGCAAGTTTGATGAAGAAATGAAGTTATACCAATCTAAATTGATGAATGAAAAAAACAAGGCTCAATCGGTTAATACGGTTAAACTTCTCGATCATTATTTATCGTTCATGCCAGAAACTGAACAGTATGTGATGGCTGGTGAAACGGATAAAGCTGTAGCTTTGATGAAGAGTGATGCGTGGTATAAAGCGGCTGTTGATATTGATAATGCCATGAACGAATTAGTTGAAATTAATATTCAAGCTGCAAAACAAACTGCCGATAATAATACTTTGATATCCAATAGGGCCAGTGCTGTTATGCTAATCATTGTTGCTATTGCAGTTTTATTCGCCTTAACAGTTGGAATTGTTATATCTCGAGGAATTACTGTGCCTTTGGCTAAGGGTGTTTCTTTTGCAGAGAAATTATCATCTGGCGATTTAATGGCGAATATAGATGTTGATCAGAAAGATGAGGTGGGTATTTTGGCTAAAGCCATGCAAAATATGGCAGTTAAACTTCGTGAGGTTTGTTCAGTGGTTATGGTTGGTGCCGATAGTATTCTTTCTGCAAGTATTCAAATAAGTTCTTCGTCGCAGCAAATGTCGCAAGGATCCAATGAGCAGGCATCCTCGGCCGAAGAGGTTTCTAGTTCCATGGAACAAATGGTGGCCAACATACAACAGAATACGGATAACTCTCAGCAGGCAGAAAAAATAGCGATGCAGGGTGCCGAAGGAATCAAGAAGGGAAGCGAAGTTACAATTAAGGCGGTTGACAGCATGAAGCAAATTGCCGAGAAGGTAAAAATTATTGGAGATATTGCATTTCAAACCAACATATTGGCTCTTAATGCGGCTGTAGAGGCTGCGCGTGCAGGTGAACATGGCCGTGGATTTGCCGTGGTTGCAGCAGAGGTTCGTAAACTTGCAGAGCGGAGCCGTGTTGCTGCCGATGAAATTGACCGATTGACGAAAATGGGCGTTAAGGAGGCAGAGGATGCCGGTAAGTTGCTTGCTGATATTGTTCCAGAAATTGAAAAAACGGCAAGACTTGTTCAGGAGATATCTGCAGCATCAATTGAGCAACGTTCGGGAGCTGAGCAGATAAATAGTGCAATTCAGCAGTTGAATGTTGTGGTTCAGCAAAATGCTGCAAGTAGCGAGGAGTTGGCATCTAGTTCCGAAGAAATGAGCAGCCAAGCCGAACAACTCACCGAAAGCATTTCTTTCTTCAAGTTGGACCATAGGAGTAATGGGTTAACTAAATCGAAACGATATATTGATGAGGGTCTCAGAAAGCATGCAAAAATTGCTCATATCGAGAAGAATTTAGCGCATAGCAATGGCGATGGAAATGGCAATGGAAAAGGCGTTAAGCTATCGATGTCCAATGATTTTGAGCCGACAACCGAAAGAGTTGCCAAAGGAAAAACACTTATGGTTGACGAGTATGAGGACTTTTAG